The following are encoded together in the Pedobacter sp. D749 genome:
- a CDS encoding SDR family oxidoreductase, which translates to MKVALITGGSKGIGFGIAESLLKEGYKVAITSRTIDSANQAASQLVAHGDVLALEADVVDFKSQQDAVNLILEKWGQLDVLIANAGVGHFAPVDELDINLWKETIDTNLTGVFYSIKASVEEIKKTKGHIFTISSLAGTNFFAGGSAYNASKFGLTGFTQSVMLDLRKYGVKVSTIMPGSVASHFNDHQPNAEDDAWKIQPEDMGKLIVDLLAMPARTLPSKVEIRPTTPKG; encoded by the coding sequence ATGAAAGTTGCATTAATTACAGGCGGAAGCAAAGGAATTGGTTTCGGCATAGCCGAATCACTTTTAAAAGAAGGCTATAAAGTAGCCATTACCAGCAGGACAATAGACAGCGCAAACCAGGCTGCATCTCAGCTGGTAGCACATGGTGATGTATTGGCCCTTGAAGCAGATGTTGTGGATTTTAAATCTCAGCAGGATGCTGTAAATCTGATACTCGAAAAATGGGGGCAATTGGATGTACTCATTGCCAATGCAGGTGTTGGTCATTTTGCACCGGTTGATGAATTGGATATTAATTTATGGAAAGAAACCATTGATACAAATTTAACTGGTGTTTTTTACAGCATTAAAGCTTCGGTAGAGGAGATCAAAAAAACAAAGGGACATATCTTCACCATTTCCAGTTTGGCAGGCACGAATTTTTTCGCCGGAGGATCGGCTTATAATGCCAGTAAATTTGGCTTAACAGGCTTTACCCAATCGGTTATGCTCGATTTAAGAAAATATGGCGTAAAGGTAAGTACCATTATGCCAGGATCGGTAGCGAGCCATTTTAACGATCATCAGCCGAATGCTGAAGATGATGCTTGGAAAATTCAACCCGAAGATATGGGCAAATTGATTGTTGATTTATTAGCCATGCCAGCAAGAACACTACCAAGCAAAGTGGAAATCAGACCAACAACGCCAAAGGGATAG
- a CDS encoding DUF1080 domain-containing protein, producing the protein MKKLGYLFIAVTLWGCSTSKNINNQSEKWITLFNGKDIKDWNVKIHHHDYNVNFGNTFRVEDGIIQVRYDQYGDFNDQFGHLYYKTSFSYYHLKLKYRFVGELQKGAPSYTLRNSGVMFHSQDPKTMPKEQDWPISIEMQFLGGLSDGRPRPTGNMCSPGTDIFYQGKLYDGHCLDSKSKTYDGDQWVSAELIVLGDSLVTHIINGDTVLQYSKPQIGGGVANRYDPKIKIDGKALTQGFIALQSEGQPVDFKDIQIMELPHHNKKKSN; encoded by the coding sequence ATGAAAAAACTAGGCTATCTTTTTATTGCTGTAACACTGTGGGGCTGTAGTACAAGCAAGAACATCAATAACCAATCAGAAAAGTGGATTACACTTTTTAACGGGAAAGATATTAAAGACTGGAATGTTAAAATCCATCACCACGATTACAATGTAAATTTCGGAAATACCTTCAGGGTTGAAGATGGAATTATACAGGTTCGATATGACCAATATGGCGATTTCAATGATCAGTTCGGCCATCTTTATTATAAAACATCATTTTCTTATTATCACTTAAAACTAAAATATCGCTTTGTTGGCGAACTACAAAAAGGAGCACCCAGTTACACCCTGCGGAATAGCGGTGTGATGTTTCATTCTCAGGATCCGAAAACGATGCCTAAGGAACAAGACTGGCCAATTTCGATCGAAATGCAGTTTTTAGGTGGCTTGAGTGATGGCCGTCCACGCCCAACAGGAAATATGTGTTCGCCAGGTACAGATATTTTTTATCAAGGTAAATTATATGATGGACATTGCCTGGATTCCAAATCAAAAACATACGATGGCGACCAATGGGTATCTGCAGAACTAATTGTTCTTGGCGATTCGCTTGTAACGCATATTATAAATGGCGATACCGTTTTACAATATAGCAAACCACAAATAGGTGGCGGGGTAGCTAACCGTTACGATCCGAAAATTAAAATCGACGGAAAAGCCCTTACTCAGGGTTTTATTGCCTTACAAAGCGAAGGGCAGCCGGTAGATTTTAAAGATATCCAGATCATGGAGCTTCCTCACCACAATAAGAAAAAATCTAATTAA
- the mtgA gene encoding monofunctional biosynthetic peptidoglycan transglycosylase, translating into MAKTRTTKAKSKTKHPLLKKITNIFTKVFLYFLLVSVFWVIALRFINPPITLLMVLRNIERKADGKPFKTEKKWVKFDDISDNMKRAAVSAEDQLFLTHIGFDMKAIEKAFASNAKGKKVKGGSTISQQTAKNVFLWPGRSWIRKGFEAYFTLLIELFWSKERILEVYLNVIEMGDGIYGAEAAAQEYYGKSCTKLTKKQAALIASCFPNPRRWTPKNATPYIRHRQYLILRNMNRLGPLDF; encoded by the coding sequence ATGGCCAAAACCCGGACAACCAAAGCTAAAAGCAAGACAAAACATCCTCTCTTAAAAAAGATTACCAATATTTTTACGAAAGTATTTTTATATTTTTTGTTGGTGTCTGTGTTTTGGGTGATCGCGCTGCGTTTTATCAACCCACCTATTACCCTTTTAATGGTGCTACGGAATATTGAACGTAAGGCAGATGGTAAGCCTTTTAAAACCGAAAAAAAATGGGTTAAGTTTGATGATATCTCTGATAATATGAAAAGGGCTGCGGTATCTGCTGAAGATCAGCTCTTTTTAACACATATTGGTTTTGACATGAAAGCTATTGAAAAAGCTTTTGCCAGTAACGCCAAAGGGAAAAAGGTAAAGGGCGGGAGTACCATTTCGCAACAAACGGCTAAAAATGTTTTTCTGTGGCCTGGCCGATCGTGGATAAGAAAAGGTTTTGAAGCTTATTTTACTTTACTTATAGAGCTGTTTTGGAGTAAAGAGAGAATATTAGAAGTTTACTTAAACGTAATCGAAATGGGCGATGGGATTTATGGTGCCGAGGCTGCTGCACAGGAATATTATGGTAAATCCTGTACAAAACTAACCAAGAAACAAGCCGCTTTAATTGCTTCGTGTTTTCCAAATCCCAGAAGGTGGACACCTAAAAATGCAACCCCATACATCAGGCATCGACAATACCTGATTTTAAGAAATATGAACAGGTTAGGGCCGCTGGATTTTTAA
- a CDS encoding ATP-binding protein, producing MAFKRSIEENLNQWKNSKNRKPLIIRGARQVGKTTLIKSFAKNYSNAIFLNLEKPAHHQYFDDFDDVQSIVEALLLGHGIQSDKIAETLLFVDEIQESTKAIQMLRYFYEEIPELHVISAGSLLEFVLQKVKSFPVGRVEFLYLYPLNFQEYLQANKKDDLLKHLLQTPIKAIAHKLLLKAFHRYAIIGGMPEIIKTDLEEHNLSDLPIVYESIWATYKNDIEKYTQNDTARRTINHVMGTAHLFLDKRVIFQGFGNSNYKSREVGEAFRILDDAKIIRLIYPSTNTEVPIIPDLKKSPRLQFLDTGLINYSLGIQGEMLALDDLSSAYKGAVIPHLFTQELISIERISSHKPNFWVREKKQSDAEVDLIYAYKKIVIPIEIKSGSTGSLRSLHQFIDISEHPFAIRVYGGEFKLEKTITPSGKPYLLLNIPYYLGTRIAEYAEWLTNQSL from the coding sequence ATGGCATTTAAACGATCTATTGAGGAAAATTTAAATCAATGGAAAAACAGCAAAAATAGAAAACCTCTGATTATTAGAGGGGCACGTCAGGTGGGAAAAACAACACTGATAAAAAGCTTTGCAAAAAACTATTCCAATGCTATTTTTCTTAATCTTGAGAAACCTGCACACCATCAATATTTTGATGATTTTGACGATGTACAAAGCATTGTTGAAGCATTATTACTGGGACATGGAATTCAATCAGATAAAATAGCTGAAACTTTGCTCTTTGTTGATGAAATTCAGGAAAGTACGAAAGCGATACAAATGCTAAGGTATTTTTACGAAGAAATCCCTGAACTGCATGTAATCAGTGCAGGTTCCCTTTTGGAGTTCGTATTACAAAAAGTAAAAAGTTTTCCGGTTGGCAGGGTGGAATTTTTATACTTATATCCTTTAAATTTTCAAGAATACCTTCAAGCTAACAAAAAAGATGACCTGTTAAAACATCTGCTTCAAACACCTATAAAAGCCATTGCCCATAAATTATTATTAAAAGCCTTTCATAGATATGCCATTATTGGAGGCATGCCAGAAATAATAAAAACTGATTTGGAAGAACATAACCTTTCTGATCTACCTATTGTTTACGAAAGCATTTGGGCAACCTACAAAAATGATATAGAAAAATACACCCAAAACGATACAGCGAGAAGGACGATTAATCACGTTATGGGTACTGCCCATCTTTTCCTGGATAAGCGTGTTATTTTTCAAGGTTTCGGCAATTCGAATTATAAATCCAGAGAGGTTGGAGAGGCTTTTAGGATATTAGATGATGCAAAAATTATCCGGTTAATATATCCATCTACAAATACGGAGGTTCCGATTATTCCTGATTTAAAAAAATCACCCAGACTACAATTTTTAGATACAGGATTAATCAACTATTCATTGGGCATTCAAGGAGAAATGCTCGCCTTAGACGATTTAAGTTCAGCCTACAAAGGTGCCGTTATTCCACATTTATTTACCCAAGAACTGATATCGATTGAGCGCATTTCTTCTCACAAGCCCAATTTTTGGGTAAGAGAAAAAAAACAGTCTGACGCAGAAGTTGATTTAATTTATGCCTATAAAAAAATTGTAATACCGATTGAAATAAAATCGGGCAGTACGGGAAGCCTAAGATCACTTCATCAATTCATCGATATCTCAGAGCATCCCTTTGCCATTAGAGTATATGGAGGCGAGTTTAAGCTAGAAAAAACAATTACACCATCAGGCAAACCTTATCTGTTATTAAACATTCCTTACTACCTGGGAACACGCATAGCAGAATATGCCGAATGGCTAACAAATCAATCTCTGTAA
- the rplI gene encoding 50S ribosomal protein L9, producing the protein MEIILKQDIKGLGEKDDVVTVKPGYGRNYLIPQGFGALATSSAKKVLAENLKQAAFKQDKIKKDAEGVAERLTDVKLSIGAKAGESGKIFGAVNTIQIAEALKAQGFDVDRRRITFETEPKFVGEYVANLNLHKEVKVQVPFEVIAE; encoded by the coding sequence ATGGAAATTATTTTAAAACAAGATATTAAAGGCCTTGGTGAGAAAGATGATGTAGTTACTGTAAAGCCAGGTTATGGCCGTAACTATTTAATCCCTCAAGGATTTGGCGCTTTGGCTACTTCTTCTGCTAAAAAAGTTTTAGCTGAAAATTTAAAGCAAGCTGCTTTTAAACAAGATAAAATTAAGAAAGATGCTGAAGGTGTTGCTGAGCGTTTAACTGATGTTAAACTTTCAATCGGTGCTAAAGCTGGCGAAAGCGGAAAAATCTTTGGAGCGGTTAACACCATCCAGATTGCTGAAGCATTAAAAGCTCAAGGCTTTGATGTAGACCGTCGTCGTATTACTTTCGAAACTGAACCTAAATTTGTTGGCGAATATGTTGCTAACTTAAACTTACACAAAGAAGTTAAAGTTCAGGTTCCTTTCGAAGTAATCGCTGAATAA
- a CDS encoding TlpA disulfide reductase family protein: MKTSSLHQKIVLAFFLSIVTVGLHAQKTITNPFVGFNSASSTLKITKIVTSDTATVLWFTTTYTAGQWIRIPKNTYLQDNTGTAKYYIRKTVGIPLDNQYYMPPSGSVSYQLIFPKINAKATSIDYGEEGDNSWKIYDIALQESKNLLPNFIYTSWYNKNNNNLEIAFYNQSVVYDNKVWTYKNTLKKPNSILTSITIANGKETKQLSISGLKNNTINLTIDNKTVQLSKNQADCKRIIQKETYKLPIFKNDSATFSGYIKNYSPKLATKTLMLYIDNIISGGQENQIIAIQKNGYFSAKVGIYQPERVFLRSDIVNENDIYLEPGKELFVIIGDENTRYTGGLAQLNEDLSLLNKFDLFDYEDIQKRIVDMKPNDYKTYLLNLQKTELSRLDSIHQLGTLSEKAYQVKRIDILCGYANHIIEYNWNYESANRATKKKAEKYPDDYYNFFDQKIINDELSVISGNYNAFINRFKFLPGVRPDRYSYTHNYADMLHALKASNIALTDLDKSFEKLISSDGLSLKIDSADKHIQDAWLQEHGDFIKIFNTKNFSNYYIKLIDSAFNINKGILVDIMNAQDILRPIVSELSPISQNNLPYALSDIKNQFVKDYIKLRNNDTEKQIIANKKNGGYFVNQTPKVEADKILDNIISKHAGKVILVDFWATWCGPCLNGIAEIRPLKEEMKDSNVVFVYITDESSPLVAYQNLVPTIKGQHYRLKSDEWRYLADKFKITGIPHQVLINKEGKVVNPALGFMDNRQIKKLLEEHL; encoded by the coding sequence ATGAAAACCAGTTCTCTCCATCAAAAAATTGTACTAGCCTTTTTTCTATCGATAGTTACAGTAGGCCTGCACGCTCAAAAAACAATAACCAATCCATTTGTTGGTTTTAACAGCGCCTCATCAACGCTGAAAATCACAAAAATAGTAACATCAGATACCGCTACTGTATTATGGTTTACCACTACCTATACTGCCGGGCAATGGATCAGGATACCTAAAAACACTTATCTTCAAGACAATACCGGTACCGCCAAATACTACATCAGGAAAACAGTTGGCATTCCATTAGATAATCAATACTATATGCCACCAAGTGGTAGTGTATCGTATCAGCTTATTTTTCCAAAAATTAATGCAAAAGCCACCAGTATTGATTATGGAGAAGAGGGTGATAATAGCTGGAAAATCTATGACATTGCCTTGCAGGAAAGCAAAAATTTACTTCCAAACTTTATTTATACGAGCTGGTATAATAAAAACAATAATAATCTCGAAATCGCCTTTTATAATCAATCGGTAGTTTATGATAACAAAGTTTGGACTTATAAAAACACCCTTAAAAAGCCGAATAGCATCCTTACATCAATAACCATTGCTAATGGCAAAGAAACCAAACAGCTTTCAATTAGCGGGTTAAAAAACAACACGATCAACCTTACCATTGATAATAAAACAGTTCAGTTAAGCAAAAACCAGGCAGATTGTAAAAGAATTATTCAAAAGGAAACCTATAAACTTCCCATCTTCAAAAACGATAGTGCTACTTTTAGTGGTTATATTAAAAACTACAGTCCTAAATTGGCTACTAAAACCCTGATGTTGTACATAGACAATATTATATCGGGGGGACAGGAAAACCAGATCATAGCAATACAAAAAAACGGTTATTTTTCGGCCAAAGTAGGGATTTATCAACCCGAAAGAGTTTTCCTGAGGTCAGATATAGTCAATGAAAATGATATCTACCTGGAGCCTGGTAAAGAACTTTTTGTCATTATTGGTGATGAAAATACCAGATATACAGGTGGGCTGGCTCAATTAAATGAGGATCTTTCTCTTTTAAATAAATTTGATTTATTCGACTATGAAGACATCCAAAAAAGAATAGTTGATATGAAGCCAAACGATTATAAAACTTATTTACTGAACCTTCAAAAAACAGAACTTTCCAGGTTAGACTCCATCCACCAGCTAGGAACCCTTTCAGAGAAAGCCTATCAAGTTAAAAGGATAGATATTTTATGTGGTTATGCCAACCATATTATCGAGTATAACTGGAATTATGAATCTGCAAATAGGGCGACTAAAAAGAAGGCTGAAAAATACCCTGATGATTACTATAATTTTTTCGACCAAAAAATCATCAATGATGAACTTTCTGTAATTAGTGGAAATTACAATGCCTTTATTAACAGATTTAAATTTTTACCGGGAGTAAGACCTGACAGATATAGCTATACCCATAATTATGCTGATATGTTACATGCGCTTAAAGCGAGTAATATCGCACTTACTGATTTAGACAAATCATTCGAAAAATTGATATCATCAGATGGACTTTCATTAAAAATAGATAGTGCTGATAAACACATACAAGATGCATGGTTGCAGGAACATGGTGATTTTATCAAAATCTTTAACACAAAAAATTTCTCAAATTATTATATCAAATTAATCGATTCGGCATTTAATATTAACAAAGGGATTTTGGTTGATATTATGAACGCACAAGATATTTTAAGACCAATTGTTAGCGAACTCTCTCCAATCAGCCAGAACAATTTGCCTTATGCCCTATCAGATATTAAGAATCAGTTTGTAAAAGATTATATTAAACTCAGAAACAACGATACCGAAAAACAGATCATCGCCAATAAAAAAAACGGAGGATATTTTGTAAACCAAACACCAAAAGTAGAAGCGGATAAAATTTTAGATAACATTATCAGCAAACATGCAGGTAAGGTTATTTTAGTTGATTTTTGGGCAACATGGTGTGGTCCCTGCCTTAACGGAATTGCGGAAATCAGGCCTTTGAAAGAAGAAATGAAAGATAGCAATGTTGTATTTGTTTACATTACTGATGAAAGCTCGCCTTTGGTTGCCTACCAGAATTTAGTGCCCACTATAAAAGGACAACATTATAGGCTAAAAAGTGATGAATGGCGCTATTTAGCTGATAAATTTAAAATTACAGGCATTCCGCATCAAGTGCTGATTAATAAAGAAGGCAAAGTGGTAAACCCGGCTTTGGGATTTATGGATAACAGACAAATTAAAAAACTTTTAGAAGAACACTTGTAA
- the rpsF gene encoding 30S ribosomal protein S6, translating into MNQYETVIVLTPLLSEEAAKEALAKFKAVLTDNGAEIIQEDNWGLRKLAYPIEKKSNGFFNLTEYKASGDLIAKLELQLKRDERVLRFLTIRLDKHAVAYNEKKRSGAFNKKTKEVAA; encoded by the coding sequence ATGAATCAGTACGAAACTGTTATCGTTCTAACCCCGTTGTTATCTGAAGAGGCTGCGAAAGAGGCATTAGCTAAATTCAAAGCAGTTCTGACTGATAACGGAGCCGAAATTATCCAGGAAGATAATTGGGGTTTGAGAAAATTAGCGTATCCAATTGAGAAAAAATCAAATGGATTCTTCAACTTAACTGAATACAAAGCTTCAGGAGATTTGATCGCAAAATTAGAGCTTCAATTAAAACGCGATGAGCGTGTGTTACGTTTCTTAACTATCCGTTTAGACAAACACGCTGTTGCTTACAATGAGAAAAAGCGTAGTGGTGCTTTTAACAAAAAAACTAAGGAGGTTGCAGCGTAA
- the rpsR gene encoding 30S ribosomal protein S18, whose protein sequence is MAREQIQYVTAPKVEDNRKKYCRFKKNGIKYIDYKDANFLLKFINDQGKLLPRRLTGTSLKFQRKVAQAVKRARHIGLLPFVADQLK, encoded by the coding sequence ATGGCAAGAGAACAAATACAATACGTAACAGCCCCTAAAGTAGAGGATAACCGTAAAAAATATTGCCGTTTTAAGAAAAACGGAATTAAATACATCGATTACAAGGATGCAAATTTCTTGTTGAAATTTATTAACGATCAAGGTAAATTATTACCACGCCGTTTAACCGGTACTTCGTTAAAATTCCAACGTAAAGTGGCTCAGGCTGTTAAACGCGCCCGTCATATCGGTTTGTTACCTTTCGTTGCTGATCAATTAAAATAG
- a CDS encoding AraC family transcriptional regulator gives MKPSFEVVEPSFGSSFYYSKYVENANNMAHLWHYHPEIEMVFVNGGAGKRQIGSHVSYYTEGDLILIGSNLPHCGFTDTNTGNKNETVIQMKPDFLGDIFLGLQEIKGIHELFDKAKAGIAFGSETMRAVGDSIEMMDDQSPFERLLTLLSVLKELEHAKDYKILNADGFSMEMQVQDNDRINMIFNYVKDHFQEQISLQHVAEMSSMTVPSFCRYFKKITKKTFTHFVNEYRVVHASKLLAEKPISIANISYESGFNNFSHFNKLFKEFTGKSASEYRHELKSVIK, from the coding sequence ATGAAGCCAAGTTTTGAAGTTGTTGAGCCTTCTTTTGGAAGTTCATTTTATTATTCAAAATATGTAGAAAACGCCAACAATATGGCGCATCTTTGGCATTACCATCCTGAAATTGAAATGGTGTTTGTTAACGGAGGGGCCGGCAAAAGGCAGATCGGCAGTCATGTGTCCTATTATACCGAAGGTGATCTGATCCTCATTGGCAGCAATCTTCCCCATTGTGGTTTTACCGATACCAATACCGGAAACAAAAACGAAACTGTTATCCAGATGAAACCCGATTTTTTGGGCGACATCTTTTTAGGTCTGCAGGAAATCAAAGGCATCCACGAATTATTCGACAAAGCAAAGGCGGGAATTGCCTTTGGTAGCGAAACCATGCGGGCCGTTGGCGATAGCATAGAAATGATGGACGATCAGTCGCCTTTTGAAAGACTTTTAACGCTACTCAGCGTATTAAAGGAACTTGAACATGCGAAAGATTATAAAATCTTAAATGCTGACGGATTTTCGATGGAAATGCAGGTGCAGGATAACGACCGCATTAATATGATTTTTAACTACGTAAAAGACCATTTCCAGGAACAGATTAGTTTACAGCACGTGGCGGAAATGTCGAGTATGACGGTTCCTTCCTTTTGCCGTTATTTTAAAAAAATTACCAAAAAAACCTTTACACATTTTGTAAACGAATATCGTGTAGTGCATGCGTCAAAGCTTCTTGCCGAAAAACCCATCAGCATTGCCAATATTTCTTATGAAAGTGGCTTTAACAACTTTAGCCATTTCAATAAATTATTTAAAGAATTTACCGGCAAAAGTGCTTCAGAATATAGGCATGAACTAAAATCAGTGATCAAATAG